From a single Brassica napus cultivar Da-Ae chromosome C9, Da-Ae, whole genome shotgun sequence genomic region:
- the LOC106433302 gene encoding putative L-type lectin-domain containing receptor kinase II.2: MVTKVQKNLISLTSLGTRERKPMVLKIRSLSLWILICVQVFSLVLAQDGNQFVHYNFSKADLHRDGMATIDDGRLHLTNNTNKSTGHAFHKIPMNFTRSSPSSLSFSTEFVFAMFPLQGDGQGLAFVVSPSMDLRYSGAATSYLGLFNRTNDNKTENHILAVELDTNPSSEAIEDSYNHVGIDVNSIVSVESADASYFNDTSRKNISLPLASGTSILVWIDYDGLERLLNVTLAPVPTKPTSPLLSSSIKPSVPLLSKSINVSEIFNETMFVGFSGSTGTVKSDQYILAWSFKKGGKAESLDISKVLDPPNPPPPPPSSPPPPTLPPTSPPKSRSKGSSLALILGTTIAGTLLIVLGGVLYLLYKKKKYAEVLEQWEKEYSPQRYSFRNLYKATKGFKENQLLGAGGFGKVYKGILPSGTQIAVKRVYHDAEQGMKQYVAEIASMGRLRHKNLVQLLGYCRRKGELLLVYEYMPNGSLDNYLFNNQNLTWSQRLNIIKGVASALLYLHEDWEQVVLHRDIKASNILLDADLNGRLGDFGFARFHDRGENLEATRVVGTIGYMAPELTAMGVTTTWTDVYAFGAFILEVVCGRRPVDPERPPEQMILLKWVAICGSRDSLMVTVDSKLEGNFKAEEVKMLLKLGMLCSQSNPENRPSMRLIVQYLEGNVTVPSISYDTSGFGMPNISNETVTQQPGTSSLANFSFEDVTVLYGGR, encoded by the coding sequence atGGTAACGAAAGTGCAGAAGAATCTAATAAGTTTAACAAGCTTAGGCACGCGAGAGAGAAAACCAATGGTGCTTAAGATAAGGTCACTGAGTTTGTGGATACTAATATGCGTCCAGGTGTTTTCTTTGGTGTTAGCTCAAGACGGTAATCAGTTTGTGCACTATAACTTCAGTAAAGCAGACCTGCATCGTGATGGCATGGCAACTATCGATGACGGCCGATTGCATCTTACAAATAACACAAATAAGAGCACCGGCCATGCTTTCCACAAGATTCCAATGAACTTCACAAGGTCATCTCCCAGTTCACTTTCTTTTTCAACAGAATTTGTCTTTGCGATGTTTCCTTTGCAAGGCGACGGCCAGGGGCTAGCTTTTGTGGTATCTCCTTCAATGGACCTCAGGTATAGTGGCGCTGCAACATCATACTTAGGGCTTTTCAATAGGACAAATGataataaaactgaaaaccaTATCTTGGCTGTAGAGCTTGACACCAATCCAAGCTCTGAAGCGATTGAAGATAGCTATAACCATGTTGGGATTGATGTTAACAGTATAGTCTCGGTGGAATCTGCGGATGCTAGTTACTTTAATGATACATCCAGGAAGAACATAAGCTTGCCTCTTGCTAGTGGAACGAGTATTCTGGTCTGGATTGATTATGATGGTTTAGAAAGGTTACTAAATGTGACGTTAGCTCCAGTTCCAACAAAGCCAACTTCACCTCTCTTGTCAAGTTCCATCAAACCAAGTGTGCCTCTCTTGTCAAAATCCATCAATGTTTCAGAAATATTCAATGAAACCATGTTTGTAGGCTTCTCTGGATCAACAGGCACAGTCAAAAGTGACCAATATATCCTTGCATGGAGTTTCAAGAAAGGTGGAAAAGCAGAAAGCCTTGACATTTCAAAGGTTTTGGATCCCCCAAatccacctccaccaccaccatcatctCCGCCGCCACCTACTCTGCCACCAACCTCTCCACCAAAGTCAAGGTCTAAAGGCTCTAGCCTTGCTTTAATTCTAGGCACTACTATAGCAGGAACTTTGCTAATAGTACTAGGAGGAGTTTTGTATCTTCtttacaagaagaagaagtatgCTGAGGTTCTTGAACAATGGGAAAAGGAATATAGTCCCCAGAGGTACTCCTTCAGGAACCTATACAAAGCAACCAAGGGTTTTAAGGAGAATCAACTACTTGGAGCAGGAGGTTTTGGAAAAGTTTATAAGGGAATACTTCCCTCCGGTACACAAATCGCTGTTAAGAGAGTCTACCATGATGCAGAGCAAGGGATGAAACAGTATGTCGCGGAGATCGCTAGTATGGGAAGACTAAGGCACAAGAACTTGGTTCAGCTCCTTGGCTACTGCAGAAGGAAAGGTGAACTGCTTTTGGTTTACGAGTACATGCCCAACGGAAGCCTAGATAACTACTTGTTCAACAACCAAAACCTCACTTGGTCTCAGAGATTGAACATAATCAAGGGAGTAGCATCTGCGCTTTTGTATCTTCATGAAGACTGGGAACAAGTTGTGCTACACAGAGATATCAAAGCTAGCAACATTCTTTTAGATGCTGATCTTAATGGACGGTTGGGAGATTTTGGGTTTGCAAGGTTCCATGATCGCGGCGAGAATCTAGAAGCTACACGTGTGGTTGGAACCATAGGCTACATGGCTCCAGAGCTAACTGCAATGGGTGTGACCACTACCTGGACTGATGTATATGCCTTTGGAGCTTTTATTCTCGAGGTGGTTTGCGGAAGAAGGCCAGTAGACCCTGAGAGACCCCCTGAGCAAATGATTCTACTCAAGTGGGTTGCTATTTGTGGAAGCAGAGATAGTTTAATGGTTACTGTTGATAGTAAACTTGAAGGAAACTTTAAAGCTGAAGAGGTCAAGATGCTTTTGAAGCTAGGCATGCTCTGTTCTCAGAGCAACCCAGAGAATAGACCAAGTATGAGACTTATAGTACAATATCTCGAAGGAAATGTCACTGTTCCGAGCATATCATATGATACATCTGGATTTGGTATGCCAAATATAAGCAATGAAACGGTAACACAACAGCCTGGAACCTCCTCATTAGCTAACTTCTCTTTTGAAGATGTTACAGTCCTATATGGTGGTCGTTGA
- the LOC106433297 gene encoding transcription initiation factor IIA subunit 1 isoform X2 — protein sequence MIQAGVIRGTIDTSSPSFPTTTPLMQIQDPNPLHGYAQNQSGIDTDAQFPSTELGLSIKDESEGFHIPQQDGASDDIKPSAFAPHDDDDESLNEDDDYEEDDINDDEDIPHLIMCQFDYVKKRKNKWECKLKAGVMQINEKNILFSETKGDFTF from the exons ATGATACAAGCCGGAGTCATAAGAGGAACCATAGATACATCTTCTCCTTCGTTTCCTACCACCACACCTTTGATGCAGATTCAAGATCCAAATCCTTTGCATGGATATGCTCAGAATCAGAGTGGGATTGACACTGATGCTCAGTTTCCATCCACG GAGCTTGGGTTGTCGATAAAAGATGAGAGTGAAGGATTTCACATTCCTCAGCAAGATGGTGCTAGTGATGATATAAAGCCAAGCGCTTTTGCTCCTCATG atgatgatgatgaaagttTGAACGAGGATGATGATTATGAGGAAGATGATATCAATGATGATGAGGACATTCCGCATTTGATCATGTGTCAGTTTGATTAT GTGAAGAAGCGCAAGAACAAGTGGGAGTGCAAGCTCAAAGCTGGGGTTATGCAAATCAACGAAAAGAACATTCTTTTCTCTGAG ACCAAAGGAGATTTTACCTTCTAA
- the LOC106433297 gene encoding transcription initiation factor IIA subunit 1 isoform X1, with product MRPQPIYTLKTFNRFAFLFLLLLLRLHHRAFFRVDCFGMDASNTSDAYIRISNDVISKSRNDLVFSGELDESVLTELHATWRRKMIQAGVIRGTIDTSSPSFPTTTPLMQIQDPNPLHGYAQNQSGIDTDAQFPSTELGLSIKDESEGFHIPQQDGASDDIKPSAFAPHDDDDESLNEDDDYEEDDINDDEDIPHLIMCQFDYVKKRKNKWECKLKAGVMQINEKNILFSETKGDFTF from the exons ATGCGGCCGCAACCTATATATACCCTCAAGACTTTTAATCGTTTCgctttcctttttcttcttcttcttcttcgtctccaCCACAGAGCATTCTTCAGAGTCGACTGTTTCGGAATGGACGCGAGCAATACAAGCGACGCCTACATTAGAATCAGCAACGATGTTATCAGCAAGTCTCGAAACGACCTCGTCTTCAGTGGAGAACTCGATGAGTCTGTTCTTACCGAGCTTCATGCA ACTTGGAGAAGGAAGATGATACAAGCCGGAGTCATAAGAGGAACCATAGATACATCTTCTCCTTCGTTTCCTACCACCACACCTTTGATGCAGATTCAAGATCCAAATCCTTTGCATGGATATGCTCAGAATCAGAGTGGGATTGACACTGATGCTCAGTTTCCATCCACG GAGCTTGGGTTGTCGATAAAAGATGAGAGTGAAGGATTTCACATTCCTCAGCAAGATGGTGCTAGTGATGATATAAAGCCAAGCGCTTTTGCTCCTCATG atgatgatgatgaaagttTGAACGAGGATGATGATTATGAGGAAGATGATATCAATGATGATGAGGACATTCCGCATTTGATCATGTGTCAGTTTGATTAT GTGAAGAAGCGCAAGAACAAGTGGGAGTGCAAGCTCAAAGCTGGGGTTATGCAAATCAACGAAAAGAACATTCTTTTCTCTGAG ACCAAAGGAGATTTTACCTTCTAA
- the LOC106433303 gene encoding D-xylose-proton symporter-like 3, chloroplastic, giving the protein MAFAVSTQSHFPLTPLQRNQFKNSSPRAFFCSCFKSRPDSSHLRSKQLTLLVPKLGSAPRHRQKFQVKVGTGGEFADSGEVADSLASDAPESFSWSSVILPFIFPALGGLLFGYDIGATSGATLSLQSAALSGTTWFNLSPVQLGLVVSGSLYGALLGSTLVYGIADFLGRRRELIIAAGLYLLGSLITGCAPDLNVLLLGRLLYGLGIGLAMHGAPLYIAETCPSQIRGTLISLKELFIVLGILLGFSVGSFEIDVVGGWRYMYGFGTPVALLMGLGMWSLPPSPRWLLLRAVQGKGALQEYKDKAMVALSKLRGRPPGDKLSEKLVDDALLSVKTAYEDEEKSGGNFLEVFQGPNLKALTIGGGLVLFQQITGQPSVLYYAGSILQTAGFSAAADATRVSVIIGVFKLLMTWVAVAKVDDLGRRPLLIGGVSGIAISLFLLSAYYKFLGGFPLVAVGALLLYVGCYQISFGPISWLMVSEIFPLRTRGRGISLAVLTNFGSNAIVTFAFSPLKEYLGAENLFLLFGAIALVSLLFVVLVVPETKGLSLEEIESKILK; this is encoded by the exons ATGGCTTTCGCTGTCTCGACTCAGTCACATTTCCCCCTCACACCCTTACAACGGAACCAGTTCAAGAACTCTAGTCCCCGTGCCTTCTTCTGCTCCTGTTTCAAATCCAGGCCTGACTCTTCTCACCTCCGATCCAAACAACTAACTTTATTGGTACCCAAACTTGGTTCAGCCCCTAGACACAGACAAAAATTCCAG GTCAAAGTTGGGACTGGAGGAGAGTTTGCCGACAGTGGAGAAGTAGCTGATTCGCTTGCTTCTGATGCACCTGAGTCATTTTCTTGGTCTTCTGTGATACTCCC GTTTATATTCCCGGCTCTGGGAGGGCTATTGTTCGGGTATGATATTGGAGCAACCTCCGGTGCTACTCTCTCACTTCag TCAGCTGCGCTCAGTGGAACTACATGGTTTAACTTGTCACCTGTTCAGCTGGGACTTGTG GTTAGCGGATCCTTATATGGAGCCCTTCTTGGCTCAACTCTTGTCTATGGCATTGCTGATTTCCTTG GAAGAAGACGGGAACTCATTATAGCTGCTGGTCTCTATCTCCTTGGGTCTCTGATCACTGGCTGCGCCCCTGATCTTAATGTTCTCTTACTTGGAAGGCTTCTCTACGGCTTGGGTATTGGTTTG GCAATGCATGGGGCTCCACTCTATATAGCTGAGACATGCCCATCTCAAATCCGTGGAACTCTTATATCTCTCAAAGAACTCTTCATCGTATTAGGCATCCTG CTGGGTTTTTCTGTTGGAAGCTTTGAGATTGATGTGGTCGGAGGGTGGAGATACATGTACGGATTCGGTACCCCTGTTGCTTTGCTCATGGGACTAGGCATGTGGAGCCTCCCTCCGTCTCCTCGCTGGCTGCTTCTTAGAGCTGTTCAAGGCAAAGGCGCTCTACAAGAATACAAAGACAAAGCCATGGTTGCACTCAGCAAACTACGTGGCAGACCTCCCGGTGATAAACTGTCGGAGAAGCTGGTGGATGATGCGTTGTTATCTGTGAAAACGGCTTATGAAGATGAGGAGAAGTCTGGGGGGAACTTCTTGGAAGTGTTCCAAGGGCCTAACTTGAAAGCTCTGACTATTGGTGGTGGTTTAGTTCTTTTTCAGCAG ATAACTGGACAGCCGAGTGTTCTTTACTACGCGGGTTCGATTCTTCAGACTGCTGGATTCTCTGCTGCTGCTGATGCAACTAGAGTCTCTGTTATCATTGGtgtcttcaag TTACTGATGACATGGGTGGCTGTTGCTAAAGTTGATGATCTTGGAAGACGTCCCTTACTGATTGGAGGCGTCAGTGGCATT GCGATTTCTTTGTTTCTACTGTCAGCATACTACAAGTTTCTCGGTGGTTTTCCTCTTGTAGCAGTTGGTGCACTGCTTCTCTATGTTGGTTGCTACCAG ATCTCATTTGGACCAATCAGTTGGCTAATGGTGTCAGAGATATTCCCACTTCGCACAAGAGGGAGGGGGATCAGTCTTGCAGTTCTTACAAACTTTGGATCCAATGCCATTGTGACCTTTGCGTTTTCACCCTTAAAG GAATATCTTGGAGCAGAGaatctcttccttctctttggAGCCATAGCATTGGTATCACTCTTGTTTGTTGTTCTAGTAGTTCCTGAGACCAAGGGTCTTAGTCTGGAAGAGATTGAATCTAAAATCTTGAAGTGA
- the LOC125592714 gene encoding uncharacterized protein LOC125592714 — MKNSEARPVGTAPLPEANEVEKKNPNECNYIQNDKRSHGKGRGGYRTVTITRTAEIDTWPAGKETTITVVVVPIPAVAEVVMDEVEAESIKDKNPEAHMVHDSGYEVDRESDVANDDLMDFETYDCLKD, encoded by the exons atgaagaacagtgaagcTAGACCTGTTGGAACAGCCCCATTACCAGAGGCCAATgaagttgaaaagaaaaatcccAACGAGTGCAATTACATCCAGAATGATAAGAGATCACATGGCAAAGGCCGTGGTGGATATAGAACTGTGACAATTACTCGAACGGCCGAGATAGATACTTGGccggccggaaaggaaaccacaataaccgtggtcgtggttccaatcccGGCCGTGGCCGAGGTGGTTATGGACGAGGTCGAGGCG GAAAGTATTAAggacaagaacccggaggctcaTATGGTCCATGATTCCGGATATGAGGTTGATAGAGAATCTGATGTTGCAAATGACGACCTGATGGATTTtgagacttatgattgtctCAAAGACTAA